The sequence below is a genomic window from Sparus aurata chromosome 6, fSpaAur1.1, whole genome shotgun sequence.
TGTATTCTATACAGTCCAGATTTTcccagtatgtttttttttttttccctgtggtATACTTATCAACTGAGACTTTGCCTTGCAGTCCCATcagtttcttttatttctgtggAAAAGTGTATCTATAGTCATATCTGGTCAGAGTAAAGTATTTTGTAATAATGTCCAGACAGCATAAATATGTAAGCTCAAACCAAAGGTTCATACTCATTTTATAAGCAAAACTAGGAACTCTTTCTTTGGTCCATGAACTTTCTGATAATTTTTACTCTTGTAATACATGTGTTAAAGTTCTAACTGGAAAAGATCCAGCTTGAGGCAAACCTCGGATGCACACCCCTTTTGTTGTCCAAATAAATAATTTGCTAACTGTATCGACGGTCAAAGGTTTTCCTCTTTTGAAATTCTCTTTGCTTTGGAATTATGCTCTATTTGAGAAATATATTTGTAACttgtaaaatgtatgtttaaaagCTCTCCTTTGAATCTATAGACCAAGTTCATTGGACAACAAGTgctcttatttttgttttccttctgccCCGTTTTAAATAAGGGATTTTatattgtatgtgtgtatacaACTACTGCAAATGCCAACAGCTGGATTAAAATCATAAATACACGTTGTCTTATTTCTTTGCAAACTCGTTATGAAAAACtcctttattcatttaaaatcacAGGTGGCGAGAGTCTTACAAGAACTGAAACAAAGCcttaaacctgaacacagaaaatggAACTGTTTGAACAATTGCTCCccctggtgtttgtatcacgtTTCTACATCGTTATCCTCATTCTTCAGTTTGTTGCGGAGGCtgtaaagacagaaataatACATCATAGATGTTTGTCACTTCCAACACTTAAGATGGATAAACAATTTGAATCATGTACTGGTTTTGTCCTTATGCCCCCTTAGTTAGACCTGGAGGTCCACTTTGTAAATACAGGTTtatctttcatttaaaaaaatgaaaatatataaattgtatgtttgtgttACATTAGACATCAACCTGAGTTTAACACAATTAAATCTTATGGCGTTACTCCCCACCTGCTGAGGTAGGAGTGGACATCAGAGAAGCCATGGTACTGAGCCAGGGGGAACAGTATGCCAGTCGGGCAGCGGCCATCGCGTGCGCGGCAGAAGCTGCAGTTGCAAATGCCACGACATGGTGGGCACTTCCACTCCTGAAGTCATCAACAAATGGTTAAAAACTGAAGTGATTGtaatttaaaaagcaaaaaaactcTACAGCTCAAGTGAGAGATTTATGCCCATGGGTTGCTTACTTAAAAAGGTCCAAATgaatcacacagaaatgcaACTTTAGCAAATACTCCTCCGACTTAAGGAAGAATTTCTAGTAGCTTGTTTTAAATCTTCTGTATTGGACTATATTTACTTCTCTCTATGAATAATCATTTACACTTTCTGTTCACACCAAAGCAATATTTGTACTTGTGATGAGACttggataaataaatgaaaaggacCCATTGGCAGCAGGAGTAAATATTAGCATTAGACACAAGAGAGTGTATATTTGatgtttaaacaaaataaattaaaacacagaaaatgtattaaaccTGTCCATCAATTAAAAATAAGTGCGGGACTCTTTCAGTTTATCTTTTTGGCTCTGGTTACAACTAATACCTGTGTGATCTCAGTTTATCCATGCTGCCTATGCAACCCCTGAAAGATTATGATTTAGATGGCAAGTACAAACAGTTGTCACAGGGCGTGTTTTCAGGTCTGTATGTCAAGTCCACATGGGCATAATGAATCTTTTGTGCATCTGCACAGGTGTAGAGTGTTGTTGTTGGCCTGACCGGATCAAGCAGCGCCTTCCTGACATCCTCTCCGTATCTGTTCCTCAGACAAGGCCCACAGAACTGACCCTGAATCCCCCGACAGTCCTCACTGCGACAGCATGTCTTCGTGTCAACAGTTTTCTGACGGCACTGATGACATGTAGAGCCctaaaaatacacaaagaaaCCTCAACAACCAAGACGGTGGACGTGTACACAgacctttttgttgttttaggcTTCAGTAACTGAGATATTGCCACCTGATGAACTGAGTGTCGCTTCTAATATTAGCACATGTAACCAAAGCTACCACAGTGATTTTGTTTCCTATTTGGCATAAAAACTAACTTAATACTAGCAGAAATCTTAACCCAAATATCTCACTGCAGGTAGTCCAGCAGAGAACTCACTGTGACACTGTTGTAGACTTTATCAGTCATGTTGTCTGCAACCAGCTCAATCTCATCCTCTGTGATGTCGTCCACTGGACGGATTAAATGAGGTTTGCTCTGATTAGGCCGTGGTGCACCGCGGCGCCGAGGGGCTCGCCGTACCTGGAATGCaaagatgaaaataatgatTTGCTTAGCTACAGGCTTTACACAGATACAGATTAAGTTAGCTAAAATCAGACCGGCACAAAGCCTATTGCATAATCATCTCCCCCtattatacagtatgtgttagGAAAACAAAATGGATGATAGAAAAAGAAGGTTTTCACTCAGATTAATCAGCCGGTTGGGCTTCATCTCCATGTTTGAAATCTGAACTCTGGACGACATAAATACAGGCAATTTCTTAATTGGTTGGTGAAACATTTCTTACACCATAGTTTACACACCTAAATGCATCTTTCTGTCAAAgtgtcagaaaataaaaagcataGTCTGTCAGATGCATTCAAGTGACAATGAATGGACAAATCCATATAGGTAATGTTCCTTATTGGTATAATACACCAACCAAACAGTTTTAAAGAGATGagcttgtgtttattttacaaatctttttaaaattaCTCAGATTATTCAGCCTACTcagttgtgaaaaatgttttgagttTTACAATGTGTTGTACTATAATTCCTGATTCTCTTGCTTGAAATCTACTTTAAAAGCAATTAAAGCAAAATATAAAGATgcacaatacattttttatagtagtgtaaaaaaaaaaaaaaacactagatTTCTGACAAAAGAAGTAGAACCattttataattaaacttgCCCTTAATAAATtacctccaccagctcctcctccaaGCTGAGCTCCACTTCTTCCTCCTTTGGGGTTGAATCATCAACTCTCCCCATAGAGCGAGTCTGTCTGCGAGACGCCCGGTCAGGGTTCTTC
It includes:
- the LOC115583461 gene encoding cell division cycle-associated protein 7-like isoform X2, encoding MSSDVKHEDEAQPEISLKKEKTTSKKPTGARSFSLRVALRSASSTKKFTEEEEEGMEEEEEEEEEQKPQRRGVKRARDISQAKKMRRVKFEDEVEETAVAQPSPSEECGSDSAEDEANTFLVKRQENIKANKAMLAQLMADLQKMPGGAGLLKKQAGKLKTKERSSRPPRSGVGGELRKNPDRASRRQTRSMGRVDDSTPKEEEVELSLEEELVEVRRAPRRRGAPRPNQSKPHLIRPVDDITEDEIELVADNMTDKVYNSVTGSTCHQCRQKTVDTKTCCRSEDCRGIQGQFCGPCLRNRYGEDVRKALLDPEWKCPPCRGICNCSFCRARDGRCPTGILFPLAQYHGFSDVHSYLSSLRNKLKNEDNDVET